The nucleotide window GACCGGCCACAGCATCTGACCATTCTTGATGCCCAATTCCTGAATCAGATTCATCAGTGAATCATGAATGGCTTCCTCGCTCCACTGCGGAAGATTCTGCAGCAGTGTGCGGGCCTGCTTTAAGGAAGACAGGGCAATTTCTGAATTGGTTTTCATCTTCTTGTGCGTATACATGGCGATGTCATATTCCGGCAGAACATCAAAGAAATCCACCATTTCATCAATTTCATTGAGCGTTGACACGCGCGGCTGCAGGATCTTGCTGATCTCAAGCAGATCGAAATCGCCTTTGACCGCATTATGCAGATGCGGCAATGCCAGCTGATGGAACTGTTCCAATGACATACTGCGGATATACATGCCGTTCATCCATGTCAGTTTTTCGATATCGAAGATCGCCGGCGACTTGCTGATGCGCTCCACAGAGAAGGCTTTTTTCAATTCGTCCAGCGAGTAGATTTCCTGCTCGGTTTCCGGTGACCAGCCTAACAAGGCAATGTAGTTGAGAATTGCCGCTGGAAGATAACCCTTAGCGACCAGATCCTGGAATGAAGCATCACCGTTGCGCTTGCTTAACTTATGATGCTCATCTTTCATGACCGGCGGCAGATGGATGTACTTTGGAATGTTCCAGCCAAACGCCTGATATACAAGATTGTATTTCGGCGTTGAGGAAAGATATTCGTTGCCGCGGACAACATGGGTGATGTTCATCATATGATCATCGATAATGTTGGCAAAATTGTAGGTCGGGAATCCATCCGATTTCAGCAGAATGCTTTCATCCAGGATGCTGTTTTCAACTTCAATATGGCCGTAAACTTCATCCTCAAACGATGTGGTTCCGGTCAGTGGGATGTTCTGCCGCACGACGTACTTCTCACCGTTGGCAATCCGCTGCCGGGCTTCTTCCAGCGTCATGTTGTGGCAGGGATCGTTGTACTTGAAGGATACGCCTTTCGCTTCTGCTTCTTCCTTCTGATGGTGGATGTCATCTTCACTGCAGAAGCAGTAATGCGCACCGCCCAGTTCGATCAGCTTTTCCGCATATTCTTTATAAATGCCGGAAGCCATGCGTTCCGACTGAACATAGGAGCCATAATCACCGCCGATGTCCGGTCCTTCATCATGCTCCAGGCCACATTCCTTTAATGTGGAGTAGATCAGATCTACAGCGCCTTCAACCAAACGTTCCTGGTCCGTATCTTCAATCCGCAGGATAAAGGTTCCGTCATCCTTTTTTGCGACCAGGTATTCGTAAAGGGCTGTGCGAAGATTTCCGATGTGCATGTAGCCTGTAGGGCTGGGTGCAAATCTAGTTCTAACTTTTTCCATTTTCACGCTTCCTTTTCTAAAACCTTTCTTATTGTACCTTAACTTAACCTTAAGTGCAATTTGATCTTTCCAGAAAACGGCGCTTTTTCACCTGGTTTTTCAGAGAAAGTCCAGCGTCTGGAAAAAGCAGCCGGAAATCTGCTTAATCTGAGCTGTATTCAGATTAAGCAAAGGCAAATTAACATCCTTTTTAATGATCCCTAATGAAGAAGAAGGGAAGCTTCAAAGAGCCTTTATCTGTTTCTGGCGCGCAGTTTGTTTCATTCATGACGGCAGACAAAACTCTGAACCAGGAAGTTCGGTTTTTACAGCCCGGCGCAGCAGAATTTTTAAAATTTCTGATTGACATTTTAATAAAAAAGCGTAAAATATAGGAGCAAGCCAAATTGGGATGTAGCCAAGCGGTAAGGCTGTGGACTCTGAATCCACCATGCAAAGGTTCGAATCCTTTCATCCCAGCCATAAAATAAAACCCTCATCTGCGGATGAGTTTTTTTATGCTTTTATAATCAATATTGGCAGCTGGGATGAAAGCCATCCGGATTTAAGCGGGGATAAAATCAAGCAAATACACGACATCGCTTGGCGTAAAAGAACATAGTGAAATAATCAAGCTGTTTTTAACATACTTCGCATTTTGAACAGCTGCGTGCAGTCATTCAAAGGAAATACTGATGAATCAGGAAGTGTTCTATATCAAACCTTTTCCGGAAGTGATTCAACGCTCGACAGTGAGAATTGTGCCGGTTGGAGTCGTTAATGGAAAAATACTTTCAAAAGCAAAAGCAGAACGATCAGCCAAAACAGAGCGATTGGAACTGCATAACGCCGCTGCTTCGGCGGCAGTGCCTGCGCTTGTGCCTGACATTCCTGCCAAACTTCTGCGGGAATTAATTTGATCGCGGCTGTGATCATCAGCGGAAGCAGAAGCAGATCATCCAAAGCACCCAGAATCGGGATGAAATCAGGAATCAGATCAATCGGGGACAGGGCGTAGCCGACTGTCAGGAAGCATAAAAAACGGGCCAGATTCGGCGTCCGCGGATCTTTGAAAGCGCTGTATAATGCGGGCAGGGCTGCCTTGCAGGCTTTGATTTTTGCCCTGAATTGGTTTTTGATATCATTTTTTGGCATCGGGAAGTCCTTATTTGCTTTCTGCATACGAATATGGGTCATCAAGCATTCCTTTGTTTTTTCATTATAAGGAAAAGCGGGGCTGTGGGTCAATCCTTTCATCCGCAAAGACAAAAAAACCATCCGGCTGGATGGTTTCACTTTTCTATGGCTGGGATGAAAGGATTCGAACCTTTGCATGGTGGATTCAGAGTCCACAGCCTTACCGCTTGGCTACATCCCAATGACTTGGTGCTTTTATATTCTACCCTTTTTTCATAGAATGTCAACCCTGTAATTTTTTCTTTTGTCGGTAAAAGTTGGAATTGACGTTGACAAAAAATTCGCTTCCTGATTACAATGAAAGATGAAGTGAGGGGATTTTATGAATTCAGAACAACGGCTGACGATGATTCAAAGGCTCAGTGATGCCTATGGTGTATCTGGTTTTGAGGATCAGGCCATTGCAGAAGCCCGGCGATGGATTGACTCAGAGCGCTATGTTATCGCTGAGGATCACATGCGAAATTTAATCATCAAGCCGAAAGCTTTCGGCGGGGAAGTGAAAGTATTGCTGGACGCTCACAGCGATGAGCTGGGATTTATGGTTCAGGCGATTAAACCGAACGGTACGCTGACATTTCTGCCGTTAGGCGGGTGGGCTGCGAACAATGTTTCAGCGCATAAAGTAAAAGTCAGAAACCGTCAGGGTGAGTATATCAGCGGCATTGTCGCCGCCAAACCTGTGCATTTCATGACGGAAAGGGAACGTCATGCCGCTTCGGATATCAGCACGATGGTGATCGATGTCGGCTCGCGTTCCTTCGAAGAAACCCGCGATATTTTTCAAATTGATATCGGCGCTCCGGTGGTGCCGGATGTGGCCTGCGAAATTCAGCA belongs to Holdemania massiliensis and includes:
- the gltX gene encoding glutamate--tRNA ligase produces the protein MEKVRTRFAPSPTGYMHIGNLRTALYEYLVAKKDDGTFILRIEDTDQERLVEGAVDLIYSTLKECGLEHDEGPDIGGDYGSYVQSERMASGIYKEYAEKLIELGGAHYCFCSEDDIHHQKEEAEAKGVSFKYNDPCHNMTLEEARQRIANGEKYVVRQNIPLTGTTSFEDEVYGHIEVENSILDESILLKSDGFPTYNFANIIDDHMMNITHVVRGNEYLSSTPKYNLVYQAFGWNIPKYIHLPPVMKDEHHKLSKRNGDASFQDLVAKGYLPAAILNYIALLGWSPETEQEIYSLDELKKAFSVERISKSPAIFDIEKLTWMNGMYIRSMSLEQFHQLALPHLHNAVKGDFDLLEISKILQPRVSTLNEIDEMVDFFDVLPEYDIAMYTHKKMKTNSEIALSSLKQARTLLQNLPQWSEEAIHDSLMNLIQELGIKNGQMLWPVRTALSGKQFTPGGAIEIAHILGQAEALRRMDIGIAKLSEQA
- a CDS encoding YkvA family protein → MPKNDIKNQFRAKIKACKAALPALYSAFKDPRTPNLARFLCFLTVGYALSPIDLIPDFIPILGALDDLLLLPLMITAAIKLIPAEVWQECQAQAQALPPKQRRYAVPIALFWLIVLLLLLKVFFH